Proteins encoded by one window of Streptomyces uncialis:
- a CDS encoding NADH-quinone oxidoreductase subunit B gives MDVTPPASATAPGPVPLPEPRRLGALSRLAPEPMKVVLNWGRRYSLWVFNFGLACCAIEFIAASMARHDFIRLGVIPFAPGPRQADLMIVSGTVTDKMAPAVKRLYEQMPEPKYVISFGACSNCGGPYWDSYSVTKGVDQIIPVDVYVPGCPPRPEALLQGILKLQEKIARESLGERYGVTGGPSAAALQSGLTPPPAPPAAAADEREGDR, from the coding sequence ATGGACGTGACCCCGCCCGCATCCGCCACCGCGCCGGGCCCCGTGCCGCTGCCCGAGCCCCGCAGGCTCGGCGCGCTCTCCCGGCTGGCCCCCGAACCGATGAAGGTGGTCCTCAACTGGGGCCGCCGGTACAGCCTGTGGGTCTTCAACTTCGGACTCGCCTGCTGCGCCATCGAGTTCATCGCCGCGTCGATGGCCCGCCACGACTTCATCCGCCTCGGGGTCATCCCGTTCGCCCCGGGCCCCCGGCAGGCCGATCTGATGATCGTCTCCGGCACGGTCACCGACAAGATGGCCCCGGCCGTGAAGCGGCTGTACGAGCAGATGCCCGAGCCCAAGTACGTCATCTCCTTCGGCGCCTGCTCCAACTGCGGCGGCCCGTACTGGGACTCGTACTCGGTCACCAAGGGCGTCGACCAGATCATCCCCGTCGACGTGTACGTCCCCGGCTGCCCGCCGCGGCCCGAGGCGCTGCTCCAGGGCATCCTCAAGCTCCAGGAGAAGATCGCCCGGGAGTCGCTGGGGGAGCGGTACGGCGTGACCGGCGGCCCGTCGGCCGCCGCGCTCCAGAGCGGTCTGACGCCGCCGCCCGCGCCGCCGGCCGCCGCCGCGGACGAGCGGGAGGGCGACCGATGA
- a CDS encoding NADH-quinone oxidoreductase subunit A, whose protein sequence is MPEPTVLAEGSESYFQSYSVVGLLAVIGVLFVAVAFGAGRLLRPVVPTPEKLLTYECGVDPVGDGWAHTQVRYYVYSFLYVIFAVDSIFLFPWATVFADPGYGATTLVEMFIFLGFLAVGLLYAYKKGVLTWT, encoded by the coding sequence GTGCCGGAACCGACCGTTCTCGCGGAGGGCTCGGAGAGCTACTTCCAGTCGTACTCCGTCGTAGGACTGCTCGCCGTCATCGGCGTGCTCTTCGTCGCCGTCGCCTTCGGCGCCGGACGACTGCTGCGCCCGGTCGTGCCGACACCGGAGAAACTTCTCACCTACGAGTGCGGTGTCGACCCCGTCGGCGACGGCTGGGCACACACCCAGGTCCGCTACTACGTCTACTCGTTCCTGTACGTGATCTTCGCCGTCGACTCGATCTTCCTCTTCCCCTGGGCCACCGTCTTCGCGGACCCGGGGTACGGGGCGACGACCCTCGTCGAGATGTTCATCTTCCTCGGGTTCCTCGCCGTGGGCCTGCTCTACGCGTACAAGAAGGGCGTCCTGACATGGACGTGA